A stretch of Candidatus Sphingomonas phytovorans DNA encodes these proteins:
- a CDS encoding translocation/assembly module TamB → MSEDTTPPAAPPRRRWWRWLAGGILGIVALLTAALAILDTSIGHRWVADQIAGLRPSNGLRYSVGRIEGSLFSRARLIDVRISDPKGLIFYAPRADLSWVPFAWLDNRLHIRSLVIPRATLAKLPQTIRTGKAGPLLPGFDIRIGALRVDRLAVSPKITGVARTGRLAGRADIHAGRALVDLSAMVEGSDTLALKLDAEPDRNKFDVGVHARGTANGVLAKLAGFARPIAIDIAGDGTWAMWKGMARADVGPVRLVDLALNNRSGTYALTGTLTPAPLAKGKLQRLTTPRIAVSGAATLADRRLDGTLTLRSAALAIDTVGTVDLGQGAYRNLRLHARLLQPKALFPNMSGRGIELRAILDGVFATAHFDYRLKADRFAFDDTGFEVARAGGAGTFSKSPIRVPIRFTAARVTGIGDVAGGILRNLSLDGVLRVTSKLVIGDDLRVKSDKLTGRINLTLDLVTGKFEVGVNGVLGRYLIPGLGIVDVRSILRVVPGPAGRGARVIGTGTAQMVRLDNAFFRSLTDGLPKITTGLERTPDGILHLNNLVLTSPSLRLAGNGIRRRDGTFHFEGRGTQATYGPLTLKLDGKIERPTLDLVFERPNDTMGLSNVVAHLDPTPRGFAFTARGGSRLGPFDGRGEILLPSGADGTIQVDELNVSGTRANGALQIVTGGFEGRLAIAGGGISGELLFRPVGTIQRIEAHLAADAARLDDAITLRRGRLDAVMLLDPAGTSIDATATGNGLRRGTLSLGRFAANASLRGGRGEIRASIAGARGRAFDIQTVTQVTPDSFAVSAQGTLDRRPLRLATPAIFTRDGDGWRLAPTRLSFAGGEAQLAGRFTEASSAVDATLSRMPLSILDIGYPGLGLGGTASGKLSFAQGHGAAPTGRVDMTVRGLTRSGLILSSQPVDVGIAGILQPGKAAARAVAKSGGKMVGRAQAQLTLSGSGDLASQLAKAGLFAQLRYDGPADTLWRLTGMELFDLTGPIAIAADLGGRVDDPQIRGVVEAKNARIEGGVTGTVLTNVQASGRFGGSRLVIDKFAADAGKGGRVTGTGTFDLAAANGFGIDLAIRADNAVMINRDDIGATVTGPLTIKSDGQGGVIAGDLVLNKSRYRLGQASAASAVPQLNIREINLPGGGEEDEVPRKPWRLAIKAHAANQLTVSGLGLNSEWSADLQLAGAPDNPAINGRADLVHGDYEFAGRQFELERGRILFVGEVPANPSLDIAANADSTGLSASIRVTGNAQKPEISFTSIPALPEDELLSRLLFGTSITNLSAPEALQLAAAVAALRDGSGGLNPINVVRRAAGLDRLRILPADPQTGAGTSVAAGKYITRRLFAEIITDGAGYSATQVEFRVTRWLSVLSSISTLGRQSGNLRVSKDY, encoded by the coding sequence TTGAGCGAAGATACGACGCCGCCCGCTGCGCCGCCGCGCCGGCGTTGGTGGCGCTGGCTGGCTGGCGGAATTCTGGGAATCGTGGCGTTGCTGACGGCGGCACTGGCGATCCTCGATACCAGCATCGGCCATCGCTGGGTGGCTGACCAGATTGCGGGGCTGCGGCCGTCCAACGGCCTGCGCTACAGCGTCGGGCGGATCGAGGGATCGCTCTTTTCCCGGGCACGGTTGATCGACGTCCGTATCTCCGATCCGAAGGGCCTCATATTCTACGCGCCGCGCGCCGACCTGAGCTGGGTGCCCTTCGCGTGGCTCGACAACAGGTTGCATATCCGCAGCCTCGTCATTCCGCGCGCGACCCTGGCGAAACTTCCGCAGACGATCCGCACCGGCAAGGCGGGACCGTTGCTGCCGGGGTTCGATATCCGCATTGGTGCGTTGCGCGTCGACCGGCTGGCGGTTTCGCCGAAGATCACCGGCGTGGCGCGGACCGGGCGGCTGGCCGGGCGGGCCGATATCCATGCCGGTCGCGCGCTGGTCGATCTTTCAGCCATGGTGGAAGGTAGCGATACGCTTGCGCTGAAGCTGGATGCCGAGCCGGATCGCAACAAATTCGATGTCGGCGTTCATGCCCGGGGCACGGCGAACGGCGTGCTGGCCAAGCTCGCCGGTTTCGCCCGCCCGATCGCGATCGATATCGCCGGCGACGGAACCTGGGCCATGTGGAAGGGCATGGCGCGCGCGGATGTCGGTCCGGTCCGACTGGTGGATCTCGCGCTGAACAACCGCTCGGGCACCTACGCGCTGACTGGCACCCTTACTCCGGCGCCGCTCGCCAAGGGCAAGTTGCAGCGGCTGACGACGCCGCGCATCGCCGTCAGCGGCGCCGCGACCCTTGCCGACCGGCGGCTTGACGGAACCCTCACCCTGCGTTCCGCCGCGCTCGCGATCGATACGGTGGGAACGGTCGATCTCGGGCAGGGCGCATACCGTAACCTGCGCCTTCATGCCCGGCTGCTCCAGCCCAAGGCGCTGTTCCCGAACATGAGCGGTAGGGGAATCGAGCTCCGCGCGATCCTCGACGGTGTCTTCGCCACCGCGCATTTCGACTATCGCCTGAAGGCCGACCGTTTCGCCTTCGACGATACCGGGTTCGAGGTCGCGCGCGCCGGTGGCGCCGGCACTTTCTCGAAGTCGCCGATCAGGGTGCCGATCCGCTTCACCGCGGCGCGGGTGACGGGCATCGGCGACGTCGCTGGCGGCATCCTCAGGAATCTCAGTCTCGACGGGGTGCTTCGCGTCACCAGCAAGCTCGTCATCGGCGACGATCTCCGCGTCAAGTCGGACAAGCTGACCGGTCGGATCAACCTGACGCTCGACCTGGTGACCGGCAAGTTCGAAGTGGGCGTCAACGGCGTGCTCGGCCGCTATCTGATCCCCGGTCTCGGCATCGTCGACGTCAGATCCATCCTTCGCGTGGTCCCGGGCCCGGCCGGGCGCGGCGCGCGGGTGATCGGCACCGGCACGGCGCAGATGGTTCGACTCGACAATGCCTTTTTCCGATCGTTGACGGACGGCCTGCCGAAGATCACGACCGGGCTGGAGCGAACGCCCGACGGCATCCTCCACCTCAATAACCTCGTCCTGACCTCGCCATCGTTGCGCCTTGCCGGCAACGGCATCCGTCGGCGCGACGGCACGTTCCATTTCGAAGGCCGTGGTACTCAGGCGACCTATGGTCCGCTGACCCTGAAGCTCGACGGCAAGATCGAGCGGCCGACGCTCGACCTGGTGTTCGAACGGCCCAATGACACGATGGGGCTGAGCAATGTCGTCGCGCATCTCGATCCGACCCCGCGCGGTTTTGCTTTCACCGCGCGGGGCGGGTCGAGGCTCGGCCCGTTCGACGGCAGGGGAGAGATCCTGTTGCCGTCCGGTGCCGACGGTACCATCCAGGTCGACGAGCTCAACGTCAGCGGCACCAGGGCGAACGGAGCCTTGCAGATCGTGACCGGCGGGTTCGAAGGCCGTCTCGCCATCGCGGGGGGCGGCATTTCGGGTGAATTGCTGTTCCGGCCAGTGGGCACGATCCAGCGGATCGAGGCGCATCTGGCGGCCGACGCGGCCAGGCTGGACGATGCCATTACGCTCCGTCGCGGGCGGCTCGACGCGGTCATGCTGCTCGATCCTGCCGGCACCTCGATCGACGCGACGGCGACGGGCAACGGGCTGCGTCGCGGCACCCTGTCGCTCGGGCGGTTCGCCGCCAATGCGTCGCTCCGCGGCGGGCGGGGCGAGATCCGCGCCTCGATCGCCGGTGCGCGTGGCCGCGCCTTCGACATCCAGACGGTCACCCAGGTGACGCCCGACAGCTTCGCCGTCTCGGCCCAGGGTACGCTCGACCGCCGCCCGCTGCGCCTGGCGACGCCCGCGATATTCACCCGCGACGGCGACGGATGGCGGCTTGCGCCCACCAGGCTCAGCTTCGCCGGCGGGGAGGCCCAGCTCGCCGGGCGGTTCACCGAGGCGTCGAGCGCGGTCGACGCGACCCTGTCGCGCATGCCGCTATCGATCCTCGACATCGGCTATCCCGGGCTCGGGCTCGGCGGAACGGCATCGGGCAAGCTCTCCTTCGCGCAAGGCCATGGTGCAGCCCCGACCGGTCGGGTCGACATGACGGTGCGCGGATTGACACGCTCGGGGCTGATTCTGTCGTCGCAGCCGGTCGATGTCGGAATCGCCGGTATCCTCCAGCCGGGCAAGGCGGCGGCGCGAGCCGTAGCGAAGAGCGGCGGGAAGATGGTGGGCCGGGCACAGGCGCAGCTTACTTTGTCGGGTTCGGGCGATCTCGCGAGCCAGCTCGCCAAGGCCGGATTGTTCGCGCAGCTTCGCTATGACGGGCCGGCGGATACCCTGTGGCGCCTCACGGGCATGGAACTGTTCGACCTGACCGGGCCGATCGCGATCGCCGCTGATCTGGGCGGACGGGTCGACGATCCGCAGATTCGCGGCGTGGTCGAGGCGAAGAACGCCCGGATCGAAGGCGGCGTGACCGGGACCGTGCTCACCAATGTGCAGGCGTCCGGACGGTTCGGCGGGTCGCGGCTGGTAATCGACAAATTCGCCGCGGATGCTGGCAAGGGCGGGCGGGTCACCGGCACCGGGACCTTCGATCTCGCCGCCGCCAACGGTTTCGGCATCGACCTCGCGATCCGCGCCGACAATGCGGTGATGATCAACCGCGATGATATCGGCGCGACCGTCACCGGGCCGCTGACGATCAAGTCGGACGGGCAGGGCGGGGTGATCGCGGGCGATCTCGTGCTCAACAAGAGCCGTTACCGGCTCGGTCAGGCCAGCGCGGCAAGCGCGGTGCCGCAGCTCAACATTCGCGAGATCAACCTGCCGGGCGGTGGTGAGGAGGACGAGGTGCCGCGCAAGCCCTGGCGGCTCGCGATCAAGGCGCATGCGGCGAACCAGCTCACCGTCAGCGGCCTCGGCCTCAACAGCGAATGGTCGGCCGATCTCCAGCTCGCTGGTGCACCTGACAATCCGGCGATCAACGGCCGGGCAGACCTGGTCCACGGCGATTACGAGTTCGCCGGCCGCCAGTTCGAGCTCGAGCGCGGGCGTATCCTCTTCGTGGGCGAGGTGCCGGCCAACCCGTCGCTCGACATCGCCGCCAATGCGGATTCGACCGGGCTGAGCGCGAGCATTCGCGTGACCGGCAATGCGCAGAAACCGGAGATCAGCTTTACCAGCATCCCCGCGCTACCCGAGGATGAACTGCTCTCGCGCCTGTTGTTCGGCACCTCGATCACCAACCTCTCAGCACCCGAGGCCTTGCAACTCGCGGCGGCGGTCGCGGCGCTGCGCGACGGCAGCGGCGGGCTCAACCCGATCAATGTGGTGCGCCGCGCGGCGGGGCTGGACCGGCTGCGGATCCTGCCCGCCGATCCGCAGACCGGGGCTGGTACGTCAGTCGCGGCGGGCAAATACATCACCCGGCGGCTGTTCGCGGAGATCATCACTGACGGCGCGGGCTATTCGGCGACTCAGGTCGAATTCCGGGTGACGCGTTGGCTGTCGGTCCTTTCGAGCATTTCCACGCTCGGCCGGCAGAGCGGGAATCTGCGCGTGTCGAAGGATTATTGA
- a CDS encoding quinone oxidoreductase codes for MARVARIEQTGGPEVIKWVDIDLPDPGPGEVRMRNTAVGLNYIDTYFRSGLYPSELPGGLGGEAAGVIEAIGPGVEGFAIGDRVGTFGPSRGAYATERNLPAAQVITLPNTVDDRTAAALLLKGCTAEFLVERCARVQPGQTVLVHAAAGGVGHLLVGWLKHIGATVIGSVGTADKAEQARAAGADHVLVHTQVDVAKEVRAITGGQGVPVVLDGVGKATWEVSLAATARRGLIVSYGNASGAITGVGLGVLAAKGSLFVTRPTLFDYYVDHEERQKGTDRVFEMLAKGAIVPEIGQTFALEDAAEAHRALEAGETRGATVFIP; via the coding sequence ATGGCGCGCGTTGCACGGATCGAGCAGACCGGCGGACCCGAGGTGATCAAATGGGTCGATATCGACCTGCCCGATCCCGGCCCCGGCGAGGTCAGGATGCGCAACACCGCGGTCGGCCTGAACTATATCGACACCTATTTCCGCAGCGGCCTCTATCCGTCCGAATTGCCGGGAGGACTCGGCGGCGAGGCGGCGGGCGTGATCGAGGCGATCGGCCCGGGCGTGGAGGGCTTCGCGATCGGCGACCGGGTCGGCACGTTCGGCCCATCCCGTGGTGCCTATGCCACCGAACGCAATCTTCCCGCGGCGCAGGTGATCACATTGCCCAATACGGTGGACGATCGCACCGCCGCCGCCCTGCTGCTCAAGGGGTGCACCGCCGAATTCCTGGTCGAGCGTTGCGCCAGGGTGCAGCCGGGACAGACCGTGCTGGTCCATGCCGCCGCGGGCGGGGTCGGGCATCTGCTGGTCGGCTGGCTGAAGCATATCGGTGCGACCGTGATCGGCAGCGTCGGCACCGCCGACAAGGCTGAACAGGCGCGCGCGGCCGGCGCCGACCATGTGCTGGTCCATACGCAGGTCGATGTCGCGAAGGAGGTCCGTGCGATCACCGGCGGCCAGGGCGTGCCCGTCGTCCTCGACGGCGTCGGCAAGGCGACCTGGGAGGTCTCGCTGGCCGCGACGGCGCGGCGCGGCCTGATCGTCAGCTATGGCAATGCAAGCGGCGCGATCACCGGCGTCGGGCTCGGGGTGCTTGCCGCGAAGGGGTCGCTGTTCGTCACCCGGCCGACCCTGTTCGACTATTATGTCGACCATGAGGAGCGCCAGAAAGGTACCGATCGCGTGTTCGAGATGCTGGCCAAAGGCGCGATCGTGCCGGAGATCGGCCAGACCTTCGCGCTCGAAGATGCCGCGGAGGCGCACCGAGCGCTCGAAGCTGGCGAGACCAGGGGGGCGACGGTATTCATTCCGTAG
- a CDS encoding SLC13 family permease, producing MTLPQMLSIATLAGMMALFIWGRFRYDVTAILALLAALALGIVKPKEAFTGFSDDIVIIVGSALVISAAVQRSGVIEIALAFVSKRVKRVRSQLLVLTASVGIASALVKNVGALAMLMPAAFQMAKKNDTSPSVFLMPMSFASLLGGLMTLVGTSPNIIVSRVREDMTGQPFGMFDYFPTGFGLLLVGLIFLRFAYRLLPRDRHAAPTMGEALDIKGYVTEASIPEGSSAAGETVTAFVERHDHEVTITTLLRAGLRTPPLHDMVLQEGDTLILGGDPDSLERVIARDKLQLEGQDRDVPEGSEKDQVGVIEAVINAESVLIGQTAGRLRLQQSYGVNLIAVSRAGQRLTKRLGETILSAGDVIVLQGPLGLLPERLRDLGALPLAERSLRLGDSRRGWLPILILAVAMGATAGGYVPVAVAFFAAAGLVMATGALPVREAYENVEWPILIMLGALIPVSDSLRTTGASDVIATWLAHLGATLPPWGAVALILVAAMAVTPFLNNAATVLVMAPIAAVFAHDLGYRPEAFLIATAMGAGCDFLTPIGHQCNTLVFGPGGYRFGDYARLGAPLSILVVLVGTPLVIWTWPLH from the coding sequence ATGACACTTCCCCAGATGCTATCGATCGCCACGCTTGCCGGGATGATGGCGCTCTTCATCTGGGGCCGGTTCCGCTACGACGTGACGGCGATCCTTGCCTTGCTCGCGGCGCTCGCGCTCGGCATCGTCAAGCCCAAGGAGGCATTCACCGGCTTTTCCGACGATATCGTCATCATCGTCGGCTCGGCCTTGGTCATCTCGGCGGCGGTACAGCGATCCGGGGTGATCGAGATCGCGCTCGCCTTCGTCTCGAAACGGGTGAAGCGGGTGCGATCGCAGTTGCTGGTGCTGACGGCATCGGTCGGCATCGCCTCGGCGCTGGTCAAGAATGTCGGCGCGCTGGCGATGCTGATGCCGGCCGCGTTCCAGATGGCCAAGAAGAACGATACCAGCCCGTCCGTCTTCCTGATGCCGATGTCCTTTGCCTCGCTGCTCGGCGGGCTGATGACCCTGGTCGGCACCTCGCCCAACATCATCGTCAGCCGCGTGCGCGAGGACATGACCGGGCAGCCGTTCGGCATGTTCGATTATTTCCCGACCGGGTTCGGGCTGCTGCTGGTCGGCCTGATCTTCCTGCGCTTCGCCTACCGCCTGTTGCCGCGTGACCGCCATGCCGCACCCACCATGGGGGAGGCGCTCGACATCAAGGGCTATGTTACCGAGGCCTCGATTCCCGAGGGATCGTCGGCGGCGGGCGAGACGGTCACCGCCTTTGTCGAGCGTCACGATCACGAGGTGACCATCACCACCCTGTTGCGCGCCGGGCTGCGGACGCCGCCGCTTCACGACATGGTCCTGCAGGAAGGCGACACGCTGATCCTTGGCGGTGATCCGGACTCGCTCGAACGCGTCATCGCAAGGGACAAGCTCCAGCTCGAGGGACAGGATCGGGATGTGCCGGAAGGCAGCGAAAAAGATCAGGTCGGTGTGATCGAGGCAGTGATCAACGCTGAATCGGTGCTGATCGGGCAGACGGCGGGCCGGCTCAGGCTCCAGCAAAGCTACGGCGTCAACCTGATCGCGGTATCCCGCGCGGGCCAGCGGCTGACTAAAAGGCTGGGGGAGACGATACTCAGCGCCGGTGACGTGATCGTGCTGCAAGGGCCGCTCGGCCTGTTGCCGGAACGGCTTCGCGATCTCGGCGCGCTGCCGCTGGCCGAACGGTCGCTGCGGCTAGGCGATTCCAGGCGCGGCTGGCTGCCGATCCTGATCCTGGCGGTTGCGATGGGCGCGACGGCCGGCGGCTATGTGCCCGTCGCGGTCGCTTTCTTCGCGGCGGCGGGACTGGTCATGGCCACCGGCGCCCTGCCGGTGCGCGAGGCATATGAGAATGTCGAATGGCCGATCCTGATCATGCTCGGCGCGCTGATTCCGGTGAGCGATTCGCTGCGGACGACCGGCGCGTCGGACGTGATCGCGACATGGCTCGCCCATCTCGGCGCGACCTTGCCGCCCTGGGGGGCGGTGGCGCTGATCCTGGTCGCGGCGATGGCGGTGACGCCGTTCCTCAACAATGCCGCGACCGTACTGGTAATGGCACCGATCGCCGCGGTGTTCGCGCATGATCTCGGCTACCGGCCCGAGGCTTTCCTGATCGCGACGGCGATGGGCGCAGGATGCGATTTCCTCACCCCGATCGGCCATCAGTGCAACACGCTGGTGTTCGGGCCGGGCGGGTACCGGTTTGGCGACTATGCCCGGCTTGGGGCGCCGCTATCGATCCTCGTGGTGCTGGTTGGCACGCCGCTGGTGATCTGGACCTGGCCACTGCATTGA
- a CDS encoding aldehyde dehydrogenase family protein, with amino-acid sequence MKSYLKQYIDGSWVESEGGKRHEVIDPATEQACTEITLGTAADVDKAVAAARRAFESWSQTSVEERAALLGRIIEEYKARIPDLAAAISQEMGAPIGFATAAQAPSGLGHFMSTLKALNEFTFEERLGRARVVHEPLGVVAMITPWNWPLNQICAKVAPAIAAGDTMVLKPSEESPACAMILAEVLEKAGVPAGVFNLVNGDGPGVGAALSSHKDVDMVSFTGSTRAGIAVAQAAAATVKRVHQELGGKAPNLVLEGADLAAVLPPTVAGVLANSGQSCIAPTRLLVHASQVGDATQIVKTMMEATQVGDPSVMGAHIGPVVNKAQYEKIQGLIQSAIDEGATLVTGGTGRPDGRNAGYFIRPTLFTGVTPDMRIAQEETFGPVATITAYDTQDEAIRIANDTPYGLSATISGDPAAAAKVAPRMRAGLVTINSWAPDGAGPFGGYKQSGNGREGGKYGLTDFMEVKTVVGEPA; translated from the coding sequence ATGAAGAGCTACCTCAAGCAGTATATCGACGGTTCATGGGTCGAGAGCGAGGGCGGCAAGCGCCATGAGGTGATCGATCCGGCGACCGAACAGGCCTGCACCGAGATCACGCTCGGCACCGCCGCCGATGTCGACAAGGCAGTCGCCGCCGCCCGCCGCGCCTTCGAGAGCTGGTCGCAGACGAGCGTCGAGGAACGCGCCGCCCTGCTCGGCCGGATCATCGAGGAATATAAAGCGCGCATCCCCGATCTCGCCGCCGCGATCAGCCAGGAAATGGGCGCGCCGATCGGCTTCGCCACCGCCGCACAGGCGCCCAGCGGCCTCGGCCATTTCATGTCGACCCTGAAGGCGCTGAACGAATTCACGTTCGAGGAACGGCTCGGCCGCGCGCGCGTCGTGCACGAGCCATTGGGCGTCGTCGCGATGATCACCCCGTGGAACTGGCCGCTCAACCAGATCTGCGCGAAGGTCGCCCCAGCGATCGCCGCCGGCGACACGATGGTGCTGAAGCCAAGCGAGGAATCACCCGCCTGCGCGATGATCCTGGCTGAAGTGCTGGAAAAGGCCGGCGTGCCGGCCGGCGTGTTCAACCTGGTCAATGGCGACGGTCCTGGCGTCGGTGCCGCGCTGTCGAGCCACAAGGACGTCGACATGGTGAGCTTCACCGGATCGACCCGCGCCGGCATCGCCGTGGCGCAGGCCGCCGCCGCGACCGTCAAGCGAGTCCATCAGGAACTGGGCGGCAAGGCGCCCAACCTGGTGCTCGAGGGCGCCGATCTCGCCGCCGTCCTGCCGCCGACGGTCGCTGGCGTGCTCGCCAATTCGGGCCAGAGCTGCATCGCGCCGACCCGTCTGCTGGTCCATGCCTCGCAGGTGGGCGACGCGACTCAGATCGTGAAGACGATGATGGAGGCGACCCAGGTCGGCGATCCATCGGTGATGGGCGCGCATATCGGCCCCGTCGTCAACAAGGCGCAGTATGAGAAGATCCAGGGGCTGATCCAGTCGGCGATCGACGAAGGCGCGACCCTGGTCACCGGTGGTACTGGACGGCCCGACGGACGCAATGCCGGCTATTTCATCAGGCCGACGCTGTTTACCGGCGTGACCCCCGACATGCGCATCGCACAGGAGGAGACGTTCGGCCCCGTGGCGACGATCACCGCCTACGACACGCAGGACGAGGCGATCCGCATCGCCAACGATACGCCTTATGGCCTGTCGGCGACGATCTCGGGCGATCCCGCCGCTGCCGCCAAGGTCGCGCCGCGGATGCGGGCCGGGCTGGTGACGATCAACTCCTGGGCACCGGACGGCGCAGGGCCGTTCGGCGGCTACAAACAGTCGGGCAATGGACGCGAAGGCGGGAAATATGGCCTGACCGACTTCATGGAAGTGAAGACCGTCGTGGGCGAACCTGCCTGA
- a CDS encoding RiPP maturation radical SAM C-methyltransferase — translation MDDRPDDQKVDLCIVVPPFADIATPPLGSAILAAACKARGMSVRVLHGNILLASLSGYDAYRAVSDSSIKQMVGERLFRDHAYPPAMHARLGEPDPVPEALRAEHDAIEPAVGPFLDALTAQIVALAPRILGISSVFQQNLASAALALRVKAAAPEICIVLGGANIASPMGEALADIFTGVDHFFSGEADTAFPDFCERYVLKGERPAGRVVHCEPIRDMRVTPTPDFSDFFADLRAAQARRQLPPELPYSLPMESSRGCWWGAKNHCTFCGLNGETMSFREKPAALILEEFDAVGDLWGVKRFMLADNIMPLRYLNDLLPVLAEREERPNLFYEVKANLTHEQLDLMARAGIDAIQPGIESLSSSVLRLMRKGVSGLQNIMLLRDSRSFAIRVVWNYLYGLPGETAEAYRAVLDLMPRIEHLQAPSGMSGIVIDRFSPYFNEPATFGIADLTPIPVYRALYPEDAALDRIAYHFMGRYSTELLRDPVLLRALEDEIERWKQQWNRRSPPVLAIVKSSAAGAMIADTRRIARQPLTIIAPDRVAALRSFERPVTREDLDPALAAHADWFLARDMLIEHEGKLLNVVTHAGTRASPALQRPEQQKAAGLAA, via the coding sequence GTGGACGACAGGCCGGACGATCAGAAGGTCGATCTCTGTATCGTCGTGCCGCCCTTCGCGGATATCGCGACGCCGCCGCTCGGATCGGCGATCCTCGCCGCCGCGTGCAAGGCGCGGGGGATGAGCGTCCGCGTTCTGCACGGCAATATCCTGCTCGCGAGCCTGTCAGGATATGATGCCTATCGCGCGGTGAGCGACTCCTCGATCAAGCAGATGGTCGGCGAGCGGCTGTTCCGCGATCACGCCTATCCGCCTGCGATGCACGCTCGGCTCGGCGAGCCCGATCCGGTGCCGGAGGCGCTGCGGGCCGAGCATGACGCGATCGAGCCGGCGGTCGGGCCGTTTCTCGATGCGCTGACCGCGCAGATCGTCGCCCTGGCGCCGCGCATCCTTGGGATATCGTCGGTCTTCCAGCAGAATCTCGCCTCCGCCGCGCTGGCGCTTCGGGTCAAGGCCGCCGCGCCGGAGATCTGCATCGTCCTGGGCGGGGCCAATATCGCGTCGCCGATGGGGGAGGCGCTGGCCGACATCTTCACCGGCGTCGACCATTTCTTCTCGGGCGAGGCGGACACCGCCTTTCCCGATTTCTGCGAGCGCTATGTCCTGAAGGGCGAGCGTCCCGCCGGGCGGGTAGTGCATTGCGAGCCGATCAGGGACATGCGGGTGACGCCGACCCCCGATTTCTCCGATTTCTTCGCCGACCTGCGCGCCGCCCAGGCCCGGCGGCAGCTCCCGCCCGAACTGCCCTATTCGCTGCCGATGGAAAGCTCGCGCGGATGCTGGTGGGGGGCGAAGAACCACTGCACCTTTTGCGGCCTGAACGGCGAGACGATGTCGTTCCGCGAGAAGCCTGCCGCGCTGATCCTCGAGGAGTTCGACGCGGTCGGCGACCTGTGGGGCGTGAAACGGTTCATGCTCGCCGACAACATCATGCCGCTCCGCTACCTGAACGATTTGCTTCCGGTGCTCGCCGAACGCGAGGAGCGGCCGAACCTGTTTTACGAGGTTAAGGCCAATCTCACGCACGAGCAGTTGGACCTGATGGCCCGTGCGGGGATCGACGCGATCCAGCCCGGCATCGAATCGCTCTCGTCAAGCGTGCTGCGGCTGATGCGCAAGGGCGTGTCGGGCCTGCAGAACATCATGCTGCTGCGCGATTCTCGTTCCTTCGCGATCCGGGTGGTGTGGAATTATCTCTATGGCCTGCCCGGCGAGACGGCCGAGGCCTATCGCGCCGTGCTGGACCTGATGCCGCGGATCGAGCATCTCCAGGCGCCGAGCGGGATGAGCGGGATCGTCATCGACCGGTTCAGCCCCTATTTCAACGAACCCGCGACCTTCGGCATCGCTGATCTGACGCCGATCCCCGTCTATCGCGCGCTCTATCCCGAAGACGCCGCGCTCGATCGGATCGCCTATCATTTCATGGGCCGCTACTCGACCGAACTGCTCAGGGACCCGGTCCTGCTGCGCGCGCTGGAGGATGAGATCGAGCGCTGGAAACAGCAATGGAACCGTCGATCGCCGCCGGTGCTCGCGATCGTGAAATCATCGGCGGCGGGGGCGATGATCGCCGATACGCGCCGTATCGCGCGCCAGCCCCTGACGATCATCGCGCCTGACAGGGTCGCGGCGCTGCGGTCCTTCGAACGTCCCGTCACGCGCGAGGATCTCGACCCGGCGCTCGCCGCGCATGCCGACTGGTTCCTGGCCCGCGACATGCTGATCGAGCATGAGGGCAAGCTGTTGAACGTGGTGACCCATGCCGGCACGCGGGCAAGCCCGGCGCTGCAGCGGCCGGAGCAGCAAAAGGCGGCGGGGCTGGCGGCCTGA